GGATCTCGATAGCATTGCAAAAGGCCAACCTCGACCATTCGATGAATGATCCTTTGGGAATTGCGCTCCGATTGGCTGGAGGCAGCCGTCAGCGCAGTCAATGACCTGGGTCGGGGGCGGAGATAGAGATCGAGCAGCATTTCGAACGCCGGTGCCGAGAACAGATCCCTTCCGAACCGCAGCATCATGAGATGATGCGCTTTCGATGCGAGATTCGTCATCGCAATACGGTCGAGTGCAAATGTTGACCAATTTGTCTCATGCATCATCGGCAATGTTCCTTTTCTTGATCATGTTCCATTCACGATAAATTGTTGAAAATGATTTTGGTTACAATTGGGCAATATTTCCTGATCGCTATGATTAGGTGGTTAGTGTTTGATCGGTTTAGTCGACAATGGTTCGGTGGAAATTCGAATGAGTTTGTTATTGAATGCTTTGATATTCAAAAGATATTTGCAATATATTCGTTATATATTCCATGCGGTTCTCCGGCGTTCGATCAGCGAATGATCGCACTTTTCAGCCGGTCATCTTGTAGATTCGTGCGCCAAAAGCGCGGCGAGGATTCGTTTGCGTCCATTCTCGATGCAGCGCTGCAGCGTCGCCTTATCGCGGGACGGAGGGCACCTTGATCCAGAGGAGTTGACGCTCACCCGGTCAGGCGGCATCTGGGCTCGCGCTTCCACTACAAGGTATCAAATGTCCGCCGTTGCCTCGCCCAAAGATCTTCGTCGGCAACTCATGCAGCTATGGTCTGCGGAAACGGATAAGCCCAAGGCGTTCATCTTTCTGGCGGTCCCGGGGCGGGTGCCGGGTGATGAACTCCGGCCGATCGCCGAGGAGCTTGGGCTTCAGCTCATCAACATTCACCTCAGCCAGGTGGTGACGCCTGAGCAGCATTTGCTGTTCACCCAGGATAAGCCGCGGATGGTCGTCATGTCCGGGATCGACCGACTGACACCTGGCGAACGGGACGCCTTCGTTCGGCTCATTCATAATGGTCCCAGAACGCTTCCCATCGTCCTATGTCCGGTCGATCTGCACCAGGCCCAAAGGATTGTCCGAGCCTGGGCGAGGCTGCGTGCCCTTGAGCAGGAGCAGGAAAGCCGGATGGCACGGTACGCGGCCGCAAAGGGCTCCAGCCCGCAGGCAGCAGTTCCCATTCGTGCATAGCCCGCCGTTGGTTCGCGTTTAATGAAAGTCATGGCTCCGAATCGGCAGAATGTCGTCCGGCGCCGCTGGTGCATTACGATAGGGCGGTGACCCAAGCGTCCGCCCGTTGGGGAAGGCCGGATCGCGCGGATCAGGACCACCGTCATGGCTCGCGCCGTCGCCCCGACCCGGCGCGACATTGAAGTCCATGCGGCCCACGGAGCGCAGCATCTCGTCATGGTCGATGATCCGATCGCAGATGATGTGAATAACCTCGCCTTCTTTCTGGAGCCGTCCGCGCATCGCGATCATGGAGGCGGACATGACCTGCCGCCGGTAGATTTCGAACCGATCGGGCCACAGAATGCCTTGGGCGACCCCGGTTTCGTCCTCGATGGTGACGAATAATACGCCCTTCGCTGAGCCAGGCCGCTGACGCACCAGTATGACGCCGGCCACCTCGATATTGCGACCATTGCGGATCGACTTGAGGTCGGCGCAGCGCGCGATCCGCATGGCGTCGAGCTGGGGGCGCAGGAAGCTCAGCGGATGATTGCGAAGCGAGAGCTGGAGCGAGCGATAATCTTCCACCACCTCGCGGCCTTCGGTCATGGATTGGAGGGTAACCGGAACCTCCCGGCCTTCGGGCGAGAATTTGCCCTCGCGCGCGTCCGCGGCCGCGAAGAGGGGAAGGGGTGCTTCGCCCAGGCCCTTGACCTTCCACAGGCCCTGACGCCGATCCTGCGCGATGCAGGCAAAGGCGTCGGCCTCGGCAAGCCGCTCGATCGCGGCGCGCGGCACGCCCGCGCGGCGCCAGACCTCCTCGACGCTCTCGAACGGGGCAGGGCCGCGCGCACCGACGATGGCGGCGCCATGGAGATTGGCGAGTCCTCGCACCTGCCGGAACCCCAGGCGCACCGCCAGATATTGCCCGCGCGCCGGTTCGAGCGAGCAATCCCAGTGGCTATGATTGATCGAGACCGGCCGGACCTCGACGCCATGATTGCGCGCATCGTGCACGATCTGGGCGGGCGCGTAGAAACCCATGGGCTGGGCGTTCAAGAGTGCGGCACAGAAGACATCGGGATGATGATGCTTCATCCAACAGGAGGCATAGGCGATCTTGGCGAAGCTCGCCGCATGGCTTTCAGGAAAGCCGTAGCTGCCGAACCCCTCGATCTGCTTGAAGGTCCGCTCGGCAAAATCCTTGGGGTATCCCCGCGCGATCATGCCATTCACCAGCTTGTCGTAGAAGTGGCTGACCCCGCCGGTGAGCTTGAAGGTGGCCATCGCGCGGCGAAGCTGATCGGCCTCGGCGGGCGTGAACCCGGCACCCACGATCGCGACCTTCATCGCCTGTTCCTGGAAGAGCGGTACGCCCAGCGTCTTCTTGAGGACCGCTTCGAGCTCAGGCTTGGGATATTCAGGCACCTCCTTGCCTTCCCGGCGGCGCAGATAGGGATGGACCATGTCGCCCTGGATCGGGCCGGGACGGACGATCGCGACCTCGATGACGAGATCGTAGAATTCCTTGGGCTTGATCCGCGGCAGCATCGACATCTGCGCGCGGCTCTCGATCTGGAAGACGCCCAGCGTATCGGCCCGCTGGATCATGGCATAGACGGCGGGATCATCGTCCTGAAGATCGGCCATGCCGACTCGGACGCCCTTATGCTCCTCGAGCAGGTTGAAGGCGCGGTTCATGCAGCCCAGCATGCCGAGGCCCAGCACGTCGACCTTCATGAATTTCAGCGCATCAATGTCATCCTTGTCCCATTCTATGATTTGGCGATCTTCCATCCGCGCTGGTTCGATAGGTACGAGATCGTCGAGACGATCCTGGGTGAGCACGAAGCCACCGGGATGTTGGGATAGATGGCGCGGTGTGCCGATGAGTTGGCGGGACAGTTCCAGCGTCAGCTTGAGCCGATGGTCATCGGCATTCAAATTGACGCTCGCAATCTGCTCATCGGTGATGCCGTCCATCGACCAGCCCCAGACGAGGCCGGTCAGCATCTTGGTAAGATCACGGGGGAGCCCCAGCGCCTTGCCCACCTCCGCGACCGCGCCGCGCGTGCGATAACGGGTGACCACGGCCGTCAGCGCCGAGCGGGTGCGGCCATAGGTCTCATAGATCCACTGGATGATCTCTTCACGCCGTTCGTGCTCGAAATCGACGTCGATATCGGGCGGCTCCTTGCGCTCGCCCGAGACGAACCGTTCGAACAGCAACTCATGCTTGATCGGATCGATCGAGGTGATGCCGAGCATATAGCACACACAGCTGTTCGCCGCCGACCCGCGACCCTGGCAAAGAATGCCGCGCCGACGGCTTTCCGCGACAATCGAATGTACCGTCAGAAAATAGGGTGCGTAACCGAGCTGGTCGATCAATCGCAGTTCATGGTGGATCTGCTTGGTATAGGGCGTCGGCAGGCCGTCGGGAAACATCCGGGCTGCGGCCTGGCTTGTCAGGGCCGCGAGTGCCTGCTGCGCGGTGCGGCCCTCCATCACCTGCTCATAGGGATATTGATACTGGATTTCGCCCAGATCGAACCGGCATCGGTCGGCGATGTCAGCGCTCGCCTGGATCGCATCGGGAAAGGCCGAAAAGCGCCGCTCCATCTCCTCAGGCAATTTGAGGTTCCGATCCATGTAGCGCTCGCGCCTGAACCCCAGGCCATCGATCGTCGTCTTCTCGCGGATCGCGGTCATCACATCCTGGAGCGGCCGGAAATCGGGTGAATGGTAGAGGATGTCGCCGGTCGCGACGCTGCGCACGCCAGTGGCCCTCGCCATGGCATCCAGCTTGTGAAGGCGGGCGATGTCGTCGGGGCGGCGGCGCAGCGCGAGCGCCATATGGGCGCGCGATCCGAACGCCGTTCGGACGTCGTCCAGGTGGGCGCGCGTGACGCTGTCCGGCTCATCGGGCACGAGGATGGCAATCTGTCCCTCGGCATGAGCGGTGACGTCGGCCCAGTCGAGGAGGCAGCAGCCCTTGCCGCCGCGCGCCTTGCCGATCGAGAGCAGCCGGGTGAGGCGGGACCAGGCGGGGCGATCGGTCGGATAGAGGAGCAGGGCGCGGCCATCGGTGAGATCGATCCGCGCGCCTGCGATCATCCGGACGCTAGTCGCCTTCTGCGCGTCCCAGCCGCGCACCACGCCCGCGACGCTACCCCAATCGGCAAGGCCGAGCGCCTTGTGACCGAGCAAGGCGGCGGCCGAGAACAATTGCTCGGGAGAGGAGGCGCCGCGCAGAAAGGAGAAGTGGCTCGTCACCTGGAGTTCGACATAGCGGGCCATCAGCCAAAGACCCCATGCATGAACCAGCTGAGATTCCCCGTCTGCTCGTCGACGCCATCGCCCCGGCGGAACAGCCAGAAACGCTCGCCACCCTCTGCCTCGACCCGGAAATAGTCCCTGACCGCCCACATCTCCTGGGCATTGCGCCACCACTCGCCATGGATGCGCTCCGGGCCATCGCCGGCGATCACGCGATAAGGCTTGCCCCGCCAGACGAAGCGCCGGGGCGGATGGTCGGGCAGCAGCGCCACGACATTGGAGAGAAGCTCCGGCTTTTTAAGCATCCGTACCGGCCGTTTCCAGCCCGGCCAGCCCTTCGGCTTTGCCAAGGGACTTACACGCCGCACCGCGCGCTCGGGCACATCGCTTTCGTGGGAGGAGAGACGGAAGGGCGTATCAGGATCGATCCGGCCGGCAAGCTGATCGACAAGCGGTGCGATGTCAGGCGCGCGGTCGCCGGTGATAAGGCCGGCCTCCAGCATCTGCGCCTTCAATTCCTCGACGTGCGGGGCACCCAGCCTCATTACCTCGATGCCGAGGCCGGGGTCGATCCTCTCCACCCGCATGGTGAGCATTCGCTTGAGATGCTTTGCATCACGCGTGGCCCTGGCGGTGCCGATCGCGACGCGCTGCTCGCTCCCGTCGACAATCTGACAGGCGAGATGTGCGGCACGCAGGCCAAGGCCGCGCTCCATCAGCAGGGCCACCAGATCGTCGACCAGATCACTGATCACCTGGTTGATGGTCTCCGCCGTACCGATCGGTTCGAGGAGCCGCCGCTCCACATGGGG
This region of Sphingobium sp. EM0848 genomic DNA includes:
- a CDS encoding MarR family winged helix-turn-helix transcriptional regulator; protein product: MMHETNWSTFALDRIAMTNLASKAHHLMMLRFGRDLFSAPAFEMLLDLYLRPRPRSLTALTAASSQSERNSQRIIHRMVEVGLLQCYRDPKDGRRKIVELTPEAIEELDSFFDQLVTLAQQNPTRTKAALGNGGPLAHERGLKNSGLQA
- a CDS encoding error-prone DNA polymerase — its product is MARYVELQVTSHFSFLRGASSPEQLFSAAALLGHKALGLADWGSVAGVVRGWDAQKATSVRMIAGARIDLTDGRALLLYPTDRPAWSRLTRLLSIGKARGGKGCCLLDWADVTAHAEGQIAILVPDEPDSVTRAHLDDVRTAFGSRAHMALALRRRPDDIARLHKLDAMARATGVRSVATGDILYHSPDFRPLQDVMTAIREKTTIDGLGFRRERYMDRNLKLPEEMERRFSAFPDAIQASADIADRCRFDLGEIQYQYPYEQVMEGRTAQQALAALTSQAAARMFPDGLPTPYTKQIHHELRLIDQLGYAPYFLTVHSIVAESRRRGILCQGRGSAANSCVCYMLGITSIDPIKHELLFERFVSGERKEPPDIDVDFEHERREEIIQWIYETYGRTRSALTAVVTRYRTRGAVAEVGKALGLPRDLTKMLTGLVWGWSMDGITDEQIASVNLNADDHRLKLTLELSRQLIGTPRHLSQHPGGFVLTQDRLDDLVPIEPARMEDRQIIEWDKDDIDALKFMKVDVLGLGMLGCMNRAFNLLEEHKGVRVGMADLQDDDPAVYAMIQRADTLGVFQIESRAQMSMLPRIKPKEFYDLVIEVAIVRPGPIQGDMVHPYLRRREGKEVPEYPKPELEAVLKKTLGVPLFQEQAMKVAIVGAGFTPAEADQLRRAMATFKLTGGVSHFYDKLVNGMIARGYPKDFAERTFKQIEGFGSYGFPESHAASFAKIAYASCWMKHHHPDVFCAALLNAQPMGFYAPAQIVHDARNHGVEVRPVSINHSHWDCSLEPARGQYLAVRLGFRQVRGLANLHGAAIVGARGPAPFESVEEVWRRAGVPRAAIERLAEADAFACIAQDRRQGLWKVKGLGEAPLPLFAAADAREGKFSPEGREVPVTLQSMTEGREVVEDYRSLQLSLRNHPLSFLRPQLDAMRIARCADLKSIRNGRNIEVAGVILVRQRPGSAKGVLFVTIEDETGVAQGILWPDRFEIYRRQVMSASMIAMRGRLQKEGEVIHIICDRIIDHDEMLRSVGRMDFNVAPGRGDGASHDGGPDPRDPAFPNGRTLGSPPYRNAPAAPDDILPIRSHDFH